Within the Erigeron canadensis isolate Cc75 chromosome 6, C_canadensis_v1, whole genome shotgun sequence genome, the region GGACTAAAACCATTATTGGTTATTGTAGTAATATGTTGTTGATTGTAGTAACTAGGTATTTGACTATGGTAATTCATGAGACCATACATTTGTGTTAAGCTCCCATGAAACATTGTAGATTGAAGGTGAGCTCTTTTTGCATGCTGTCTTTCCCTTTTATGGGCATTTTGATGACCACCTAAGGCTTGAGATGTAGGAAAGTTTCTATTACAATAGTGACATTCGAATTTTCTATTACTTTCCCCGGTTTCTTTAGATGATTCTTCTTGTATAACAGCTGCAGTATCAGCTGAAACTGACTCGTCCGCTATGATAATAACGGACGAGTCAGTGCTGGGGGAACCACTGAATTCTTTTCCAAAGAGTCTTaaggttttttcttttgttggtGAGGGGCGAATAAAGGGAAGTTGAGAGAACGATTCTACGTTCGTGAAATTGTGTGTTTCTTGGTCGCCGTTCCTTTCCATCGGAAataggtggtggtggaggaCTATATATGGCAGAAGATGGTTGTGGTGATGGTGGACAAATTGGAAAGTTGAAAGAGGGAAATGGTTGTGACTTGAGAGTGTTAGATGTGAAGTGAAACTTGAAATAGTGAGAGGTTCCTATAAAGGAGAAATGGAGCACCACTTATGCTTGATCAAAACTAATGACCAATTTTGTTTGGCTTTATTTGTTAAAATAAGTTTATCTCCAGTTTGGGGTTTGTTTTGGTTTGAAACTGACAATCGTGTCAATTTTTACAGCaaagtattatatttattatcttCACGTTAGCATAAAATTTGTTTCTGGGTTCAAAtctaaacaaatatatttttttattgtagtactatatttatttatgttagcTGTAAAATTAACTGATCAATAAAATACTAATGATGTATTGCTTATTCATTTTATGTTAGCAAATTGATTTGACTCTTCTTAATCTGTTGCcatcattttaatttcaaatcCTAACTAGCTTATCAATCCAGGTGATACCCGGACattgttataatattttttttattaaatttaaaacatataatatttattaacgTTAATTAgcataaaaatgataaacttGATAGTAAAACCTCATAAAGTCacaactttctttttttatataaatattgaaatatAAGAATCGAGTGAACCATTCATGAAAATAAGTTTGAGACAGTAAATTGGATTTGAAATATACAAAACATTAAgataattaaagatttaaaaatttgcaAAAATAA harbors:
- the LOC122605612 gene encoding zinc finger protein 8-like, whose protein sequence is MERNGDQETHNFTNVESFSQLPFIRPSPTKEKTLRLFGKEFSGSPSTDSSVIIIADESVSADTAAVIQEESSKETGESNRKFECHYCNRNFPTSQALGGHQNAHKRERQHAKRAHLQSTMFHGSLTQMYGLMNYHSQIPSYYNQQHITTITNNGFSPNNGITNHIIGSRFYGGNTTNYGTYQTPINGSPLAMLRYPPTRNLTYSDGLMASRNGSSSTNSQMGYSYERRSSVQDQVSLDLHL